A genomic window from Struthio camelus isolate bStrCam1 chromosome 2, bStrCam1.hap1, whole genome shotgun sequence includes:
- the TAF2 gene encoding transcription initiation factor TFIID subunit 2 isoform X6, which yields MEGSMAERGAHVFSCGYQNSTRFWFPCVDSYSELCTWKLEYTVDAAMVAVSNGDLVETVYTHDMRKKTFHYMLTIPTAASNISLAIGPFEILVDPYMHEVTHFCLPQLLPLLKHTTSYLHEVFEFYEEILTCRYPYSCFKTVFIDEAYVEVAAYASMSIFSTNLLHSAMIIDETPLTRRCLAQALAQQFFGCFISRMSWSDEWVLKGISGYIYGLWMKKTFGVNEYRHWIKQELDQIVAYELKTGGVLLHPIFGGGKEKDNPASHLHFSIKHPHTLSWEYYTMFQCKAHLVMRLIENRISMEFMLQVFNKLLSLASTASSQKFQSHMWSQMLVSTSGFLKSISNVSGKDIQPLIKQWVDQSGVVKFYGSFAFNRKRNVLELEIKQDYTSPGTQKYVGPLKVTVQELDGSFNHTLQIEENSLKHDIPCHSKSRRNKKKKIPLMNGEEVDMDLSAMDADSPLLWIRIDPDMSVLRKVEFEQSDFMWQYQLRYERDVVAQEEAILALEKFPTPASRLALTDILEQEQCFYRVRMLACFCLAKIANSMVSTWTGPPAMKSLFTRMFCCKSCPNIVKTNNFMNFQSYFLQKTMPVAMALLRDVHNLCPKEVLMFILDLIKYNDNRKNKFSDNYYRAELIDALANSVTPAVSVNNEVRTLDNLNPDVRLILEEITRFLNMEKLLPSYRHTITVSCLKAIRVLQKNGHVPSDPALFKSYAEYGHFVDVRIAALEAVVDYTKVDRSYEELQWLLAMVQNDPVPYIRHKILDMLTKNPPFTKSMESPLCNEALVDQLWKLMNSGTSHDWRLRCGAVDLYFTLFGLSRPSCLPLPELGLVLNLKEKKAVLNPTIIPESVANNQEPVNSTNNHGQSVGFQNTEDDHLVKETASSISGHQQGVKRKADMPLGSPLEPGQILEKNEDSKVKLKIRFSNSQEEEEIDMDTVHDSQAFIYHHLNMLERPSTPGKEQSSGEINMHPVSAAPLSVFSKESNSSKHSDHHHHHHHEHKKKKKKHKHKHKHKHKHDSKEKEKDPFAFSNSPASARSIRSPSLSD from the exons ATGGAGGGCAGCATGGCAGAAAGAGGGGCTCATGTCTTTTCATGTGGTTATCAAAATTCTACGAG ATTTTGGTTTCCTTGTGTCGATTCGTATTCCGAGTTGTGTACCTGGAAACTTGAGTATACTGTAGATGCTGCAATGGTGGCTGTTTCAAATGGAGATTTGGTGGAAACTGTATATACCCACGATATGAGAAAGAAGACTTTTCATTACATGCTAACTATTCCAACTGCAGCTTCTAATATCTCCCTGGCCATAGGACCTTTTGAAATCCTTGTTGATCCATACATGCATGAG gTGACTCACTTTTGCTTACCCCAACTTCTCCCATTGCTCAAACATACCACGTCATACCTTCATGAAGTATTTGAATTTTATGAGGAGATTCTTACCTGTCGCTATCCGTACTCCTGTTTCAAGACTGTTTTCATAGATGAAGCATATGTTGAAGTAGCTGCTTATGCATCCATGAGTATTTTTAG CACAAATCTCCTACATAGCGCAATGATTATAGATGAAACTCCCCTGACAAGGAGGTGTTTAGCACAGGCCTTGGCCCAGCAGTTCTTTGGATGTTTTATATCCAGAATGTCTTG GTCAGATGAATGGGTGCTAAAGGGAATCTCGGGTTATATTTATGGCCTTTGGATGAAGAAAACCTTTGGTGTTAATGAGTATCGCCACTGGATTAAACAG GAGTTAGATCAAATAGTGGCATATGAACTGAAGACTGGTGGAGTTTTACTGCATCCAATATtcggaggaggaaaagagaaagacaa ccCTGCATCGCATTTACATTTTTCCATCAAACACCCCCATACACTGTCTTGGGAATATTACACTATGTTCCAGTGTAAAGCACATCTTGTTATGAGACTGATTGAGAACAGAATCAGCATGGAGTTCATGTTACAG GTTTTCAACAAGTTGTTGAGTCTGGCCAGCACTGCTTCGTCCCAGAAGTTCCAGTCACACATGTGGAGTCAGATGTTGGTTTCCACATCTGGGTTTTTGAAATCTATCTCAAATGTCTCTGGCAAAGACATCCAACCTTTAATAAAGCAGTGGGT GGATCAGAGCGGAGTGGTAAAATTTTATGGTAGCTTTGCATTTAATAGAAAACGGAACGTGTTGGAATTGGAAATAAAGCAGGATTACACATCTCCTGGGACTCAAAAATATGTG GGTCCTCTTAAAGTGACAGTGCAAGAACTTGATGGATCATTCAACCATACTTTGCAGATTGAAGAAAATAGTCTTAAGCATGATATACCTTGCCATTCTAAAAGTAGAAG aaataagaagaaaaagattcCACTGATGAATGGAGAAGAGGTGGACATGGACCTTTCTGCCATGGa TGCCGATTCCCCTTTGCTCTGGATAAGAATAGACCCTGATATGTCAGTACTGAGGAAGGTGGAATTCGAACAATCTGATTTCATGTGGCAATATCAGCTTCGATATGAGAGAGATGTGGTGGCACAGGAGGAAGCCATTCTGGCACTGGAAAAGTTCCCCACTCCAGCGTCACGACTTGCACTAACCGATATACTAGAACAAGAGCAATGCTTCTACCGAGTGAGAATGCTGGCTTGCTTCTGCCTCGCAAAG ATTGCAAATTCTATGGTAAGTACGTGGACAGGACCACCAGCCATGAAGTCACTCTTTACCCGAATGTTTTGTTGTAAGAGTTGTCCAAACATTGTGAAGACCAACAACTTTATGAACTTTCAAAGCTACTTTCTGCAAAag ACTATGCCTGTTGCCATGGCCCTTCTGAGAGATGTTCACAACCTCTGTCCTAAAGAggttttaatgtttattttggaTTTGATCAAGTATAATGATAACAGGAAGAATAAG TTTTCAGACAACTACTATCGTGCTGAACTGATTGATGCCCTAGCCAACTCTGTGACTCCTGCAGTCAGTGTGAACAATGAAGTTCGAACGTTGGATAACTTAAATCCTGATGTTCGACTGATTCTCGAGGAAATTACCCGATTCCTAAATATGGAGAAACTTCTTCCCAGCTACAGGCATACCATTACAGTCAG CTGTTTAAAGGCTATTCGAGTGCTTCAGAAGAATGGTCATGTCCCAAGTGATCCTGCTCTCTTTAAGTCATACGCAGAGTACGGGCACTTTGTAGATGTCCGAATAGCAGCGTTGGAGGCTGTTGTTGATTATACAAAAG TTGATAGGAGCTACGAAGAACTACAGTGGCTGCTCGCTatggttcagaatgatcctgtaCCCTACATAAG gcATAAGATTCTGGATATGCTGACTAAGAATCCACCATTTACAAAGAGCATGGAATCCCCTTTATGTAACGAAGCTTTGGTAGATCAGCTTTGGAAACTGATGAATTCAG GAACTTCTCATGACTGGAGATTACGATGTGGTGCTGTGGACCTGTATTTTACACTTTTTGGCCTCAGCAGACCTTCGTGTTTACCTTTACCAGAGCTTGGACTCGTTCTTaatctaaaagaaaagaaagctgtgcTTAATCCAACGATTATTCCTGAGTCAGTGGCAAATAATCAGGAACCTGTGAATAGTACTAACAATCATGGACAGTCAGTAGGATTTCAGAACACC GAGGATGATCATCTTGTTAAGGAAACAGCATCCAGCATTTCTGGTCATCAGCAGGGGGTGAAGAGGAAGGCTGATATGCCACTCGGGTCTCCATTGGAGCCAGGGCAAATACTAGAGAAGAATGAAGACAGTAAAGTCAAACTCAAAATCAGA TTCTCAAATTctcaagaagaggaggaaattgaTATGGACACAGTTCATGACAGTCAAGCCTTTATTTATCATCACTTGAATATGTTGGAGAGACCTTCAACACCAG